One Streptomyces dangxiongensis genomic window, TCATCGCGAAGATCAAGGACCTGGTCAACGCGAAGAAGATCCAGGGCATCGCCGACGTCAAGGACCTCACCGACCGCGAGCACGGTCTGCGTCTGGTCATCGAGATCAAGAACGGCTTCGTGCCCGAGGCGGTCCTGGAGCAGCTGTACAAGCTGACGCCCATGGAGGAGTCCTTCGGCATCAACAACGTCGCCCTGGTCGACGGCCAGCCGCTCACCCTGGGCCTGAAGGAGCTGCTGGAGGTCTACCTCGACCACCGCTTCGAGGTGGTCCGGCGCCGCAGCGAGTTCCGCCGCGCCAAGCGGCGCGACCGGCTCCACCTGGTCGAGGGTCTGCTCACCGCGCTGGTCGACATCGACGAGGTCATCCGGATCATCCGGTCGAGCGAGAACTCCGCGCAGGCCAAGGGCCGCCTCATGGAGCGGTTCTCGCTGAGCGACGTGCAGACGCAGTACATCCTCGACACGCCGCTGCGCCGGCTCACCAGGTACGACCGGATCGAGCTGGAGTCGGAGCAGGAGAGGCTCACCGCGGAGATCGCGGAGCTGACCCGGATCCTGGAGTCGGACGCGGAGCTGCGCAAGCTGGTCTCGGCCGAACTGGCCGCCGTGTCGAAGAAGTTCGGTACCGACCGGCGCACGGTCCTGCTGGAGTCCGCGGGTTCCCCGGCGGCCACCGTGCCGTTGCAGGTGGCGGACGACCCGTGCCGGGTGCTGCTGTCCTCGACGGGTCTGCTGGCACGTACGGCGAGCGTCGACACGTCTCCCGAGGGGGAGGACGCCAGGCGCGTCAAGCACGACGTGGTCGTCTCTGCGGTGCGGACGACCGCGCGCGGGGTGATCGGCGCGGTGACGTCGGCGGGCCGGCTGCTGCGGATCAACGTCGTCGACCTGCCGCAGTTGCCGGAGACTGCGACCGCGCCGAACCTCTCCGGAGGCGCTCCGCTGGCGGAGTTCGTCTCCCTGGAGGGTGACGAGACGGTGGTCTGCCTGACCACGCTGGACGAGTCGTCCCCGGGGCTGGCGCTCGGCACCGAGCAGGGCATCGTCAAACGTGTGGTGCCCGACTACCCGTCCAACAAGGACGAGTTGGAGGTCATCACCCTGAAGGACGGCGACCGGATCGTCGGCGGGGCGGAGCTGCGCACCGGTGACGAGGATCTGGTCTTCGTCACGGACGACGCCCAGTTGCTGCGCTTCCAGGCCTCCATCGTGCGCCCGCAGGGCCGTCCGGCGGGCGGCATGACCGGCATCAAGCTCACCGAGGGCGCCAAGGTGATCTCCTTCACGGCGGTCGACCCGGCCGTCGACGCGGTGGTGATCACGGTGGCGGGCTCGCGCGGCACGCTGGACGACTCGGTGCAGACGACCGCCAAGCTGACCCCGTTCGACCAGTACCCGCGCAAGGGCCGGGCCACCGGCGGCGTGCGCTGTCAGCGGTTCCTCAAGGGCGAGGACTGCCTGTCGCTGGCCTGGGCGGGCCCGGCTCCCGCGCGCGCGGCGCAGAGGAACGGCACCCCGGCGGAGCTGCCGGAACCCGACCCGCGCCGGGACGGCTCGGGCACGTCGCTGCCGAAGACGGTGGCGGTGGTGGCGGGGCCGGTGGTCTAGGCCTCGGGGACCCAGGCTTCGGGGACGGGGGCGGTGCTGCCGGCCCCGGGGCCGGAGCCGATGGCCCTCGCTCCGGTGGCGGGTCCGGTGGGTTCAGGCCTCGGGGGCGGGGGCGGTCGTCCAGGCTCCGGTGGCCGGGTCGGTGCTCCCGGCGTCGTCGTACGTCTCCGCGGCCGGCTCCTCCTCGGAGCCCGGCACGTACCGCAGGACGCCCCACATGCCGTGCTCGTCGGCGTGCGGGGCATCGTTCCCGCACGCCTCCAGCGCCTTGTCGAGGGCGTCGGTGGCGATCCCGGAGCCGATCAGCACGAGCTGGGTGAGACGGTCGCCGCCGGCCGGCCATGGCTCGGGGTAGAAGCGCAGGAACCGGCCGACGGCGTGCACGGCGTAGCGGTTGAGCGGGTCGTACGGCCCGAAGTCGACGTATCCCTTGATCCGGTACAGCCCCTCGGGACGGCTGTCCAGGAACTCCATGAGCCGGCGGGGCTCCAGGGGCACGCCGGAGGTGAAGGACAGGCTGTCGTAGCCGGTGTGCAGATGGCCGGCGCCGGCGTGCTCGTCGTCCGCGCCGGGTTCGTGCAGGTCGTCGAAGGACAGCTGCCCGACGCGTTCCCCGACGGGCTTGCGGTCGAAGAGGAACTCCGGGTCGACGCGGCCGTAGGTGGCGGGGACGACGGCGGCGCGGTCGGTGAGCGAGCGGACGAGGCCCAGGATCCGGCCGGCGTCGTCCGCGCGGTCGAGCTTGTTGACGACGACCAGGTCGGCCAGGGCGAGATGCCGGTCGATCTCGGGGTGCTTCGCGCGCGTGTCGTCGAACTCGGCGGCGTCGACGACCTCGACGAGGCCGCCGTAGACGATGCCCGGGTGCTCGCTGGCCAACACCATCCGCACGAGTTCCTGCGGTTCGGCGAGTCCGCTGGCCTCGATGACGATCACGTCGATACCGGCGGCGGGCGCGGCGAGCCGGTCCAGGTAGAGGTCGAGCTCACCGGCGTCGACAGCACAGCACAGGCAGCCGTTGCCGAGCGAGACGGTCGAGTCGCCGAGTGCGCCCGCGACGGCCATCGCGTCGATCTGGATGGCCCCGAAGTCGTTGACGATCGCCCCGATCCGGGTGCCTCCGCTGCGGTGCAGCAGGTGGTTGAGGAGCGTGGTCTTCCCGGAGCCCAGGAAACCGGCGAGCACGACGACCGGGATCTGCCGCGCACCGCGGCTTTTCCCTGAGCTGTTCCCCAACGGGCGACCTCTCTGACGCACCGGCGCGCGCCGGCTCGGGGTCCGGCGCACGGACGAGCATGGACCGAGCGTCCAGGATACGAGCGGGTGGGCAGCGCGGGGAAAAGGCACGTCGGCCCGCCGGGGCGGGCGGCCGGCCCGGTCGCTCACCCGGCGATCAGCCTGGACGCTCACCCGGTGGCCGTCCGTCCCCTCACCCGGCGGCCGGCGTCGTCGCTCGCCCGGCGACTACCCGGCTGCCGGCACCGCGGCCACCGGCTCGGGCCCCACGTACCGCGCCACCGGGCGGATGATCTTCGAGTCGGCCGCCTGTTCCAGGACGTTCGCACTCCAGCCCACCACCCGTCCCGCGGCGAAGGTGGGCGTGAACATCTCCCGGGGCAGGCCGCACAGTTCCATGACCACGCCGGCGTAGAACTCGACGTTCGTGTGCAGTTCACGGCCGGGCTTCAGCTCGGCGAGGATCGCCTCGACCCGGCGCTCGACCTCCACCGCGAAGTCCACCCGGGGACCGCCGAAGCCGAGGGCGATCTCGCGCAGCATCCGCGAGCGGGGGTCCTCCGTGCGGTAGACGGCGTGCCCGAAGCCCATGATCCGGTCGCCCGCGCGCACCCGCTGCCGTATCCAGGAGTCGATCCGGTCGGGCGTCCCGATCGCGTCCAGCGTGTCCAGGGCCCGGCTCGGCGCACCTCCGTGCAGCGGCCCGGACAGCGCGCCGACGGCACCGGTCAGGCAGGCCGCGACGTCGGCACCCGTGGACGCGATGACACGGGCGGTGAACGTTGACGCGTTGAATCCGTGATCAATGGTGGAGATCAGGTATTGCTCGACCGCGCGGGCCCGACGCGGATCGGGCGCGGAACCGGTGAGCATGTACAGGTAGTTGGCCGCGTGGGAGAGGTCCGTACGCGGCTCGACGGGGTCCAGTCCCCGGCCGAGCCGGTACAGGGCGGCCAGCAGGGTGGGTACGGCGGCACAGGCCGCCAGGGTGTCGGCGCGCCGCCGGTCCGCGTCGATGTCGTACACCGGCCGGAAGCCCCGCCTGGCGCCCAGCAGCGACAGCGCGGTGCGCAGCCCGGCCAGCGGACCGGAGACGCGGCCGGCCTCGGCGATCGCGGGCAGGGCGGCGCTCACCTCCTCGGGCAGGCGACGCAGCTCCGCGGTCCGCGCGGCGAAGGCGGCTCCGCGCGCCGCGTCGGGGAGCGTGCCGTGCACCAGGAGATGCCACACGTCCTCGAAGCCACGGGTGCGGGCGAGGTCGACGGCCGAGTACTGCCGGTAGTGGTAGAAGCCCTCCCGGCCCCGCACGTCGCCGATCTCGGTCTCGGTGACGACGACGCCCGCGAGACCGCGCGGCACGTCGATGAGGGGGGTGGCGGTCCTGTCGGCGGTCATGGTTTTCCTCCCTGGATCCTCCGGGCCCTCTGGGCTGGGCTCGCTGAACAAGATGCGACTATCCGCAGTTGATTGCCATGCTGTCAATATTGATCGGATCAACCTAAAGCCATCAAGGTGTGCAGAGACCGCTACGGTGACCTCCATGCA contains:
- a CDS encoding DNA gyrase/topoisomerase IV subunit A, which translates into the protein MARRSTKTPPPDDSYEERILDIDVVDEMRGSYLEYAYSVIYSRALPDARDGLKPVHRRIVYQMNEMGLRPERGYVKCARVVGEVMGKLHPHGDASIYDALVRMAQPFSMRVPLVDGHGNFGSLGNDDPPAAMRYTECRMAEASSLMTESIDEDTVDFAPNYDGQEQEPVALPAAFPNLLVNGSSGIAVGMATNMPPHNLREVVAAARHLIRYPNADLDALMRHVPGPDLPTGGRIVGLGGVRDAYATGRGTFKMRATVTVETVTARRKGLVVTELPFTVGPEKVIAKIKDLVNAKKIQGIADVKDLTDREHGLRLVIEIKNGFVPEAVLEQLYKLTPMEESFGINNVALVDGQPLTLGLKELLEVYLDHRFEVVRRRSEFRRAKRRDRLHLVEGLLTALVDIDEVIRIIRSSENSAQAKGRLMERFSLSDVQTQYILDTPLRRLTRYDRIELESEQERLTAEIAELTRILESDAELRKLVSAELAAVSKKFGTDRRTVLLESAGSPAATVPLQVADDPCRVLLSSTGLLARTASVDTSPEGEDARRVKHDVVVSAVRTTARGVIGAVTSAGRLLRINVVDLPQLPETATAPNLSGGAPLAEFVSLEGDETVVCLTTLDESSPGLALGTEQGIVKRVVPDYPSNKDELEVITLKDGDRIVGGAELRTGDEDLVFVTDDAQLLRFQASIVRPQGRPAGGMTGIKLTEGAKVISFTAVDPAVDAVVITVAGSRGTLDDSVQTTAKLTPFDQYPRKGRATGGVRCQRFLKGEDCLSLAWAGPAPARAAQRNGTPAELPEPDPRRDGSGTSLPKTVAVVAGPVV
- a CDS encoding CobW family GTP-binding protein → MGNSSGKSRGARQIPVVVLAGFLGSGKTTLLNHLLHRSGGTRIGAIVNDFGAIQIDAMAVAGALGDSTVSLGNGCLCCAVDAGELDLYLDRLAAPAAGIDVIVIEASGLAEPQELVRMVLASEHPGIVYGGLVEVVDAAEFDDTRAKHPEIDRHLALADLVVVNKLDRADDAGRILGLVRSLTDRAAVVPATYGRVDPEFLFDRKPVGERVGQLSFDDLHEPGADDEHAGAGHLHTGYDSLSFTSGVPLEPRRLMEFLDSRPEGLYRIKGYVDFGPYDPLNRYAVHAVGRFLRFYPEPWPAGGDRLTQLVLIGSGIATDALDKALEACGNDAPHADEHGMWGVLRYVPGSEEEPAAETYDDAGSTDPATGAWTTAPAPEA
- a CDS encoding citrate synthase/methylcitrate synthase, whose product is MTADRTATPLIDVPRGLAGVVVTETEIGDVRGREGFYHYRQYSAVDLARTRGFEDVWHLLVHGTLPDAARGAAFAARTAELRRLPEEVSAALPAIAEAGRVSGPLAGLRTALSLLGARRGFRPVYDIDADRRRADTLAACAAVPTLLAALYRLGRGLDPVEPRTDLSHAANYLYMLTGSAPDPRRARAVEQYLISTIDHGFNASTFTARVIASTGADVAACLTGAVGALSGPLHGGAPSRALDTLDAIGTPDRIDSWIRQRVRAGDRIMGFGHAVYRTEDPRSRMLREIALGFGGPRVDFAVEVERRVEAILAELKPGRELHTNVEFYAGVVMELCGLPREMFTPTFAAGRVVGWSANVLEQAADSKIIRPVARYVGPEPVAAVPAAG